In Symphalangus syndactylus isolate Jambi chromosome 6, NHGRI_mSymSyn1-v2.1_pri, whole genome shotgun sequence, a genomic segment contains:
- the LOC129484500 gene encoding olfactory receptor 56A1 codes for MASPSNSSTAPVSEFLLICFPNFQSWQHWLSLPLSLLFLLAMGANTTLLITIQLEASLHQPLYYLLRLLSLLDIVLCLTVIPKVLAIFWFDLRSISFPACFLQMFIMNSFLPMESCTFMVMAYDRYVAICHPLRYPSIITNQFVAKASVFIVVQNALLTAPIPILTSLLHYCGKNVIENCICANLSVSRLSCDNFTLNRIYQFVADWTLLGSDFFLIFLSYTFILRAVLRFKAEGAAAKALSTRGSHFILILFFSTILLVVVLTNVARKKVLMDILILLNVLHHLIPPALNPIVYGVQTKEIKQGIQKLLQRGR; via the coding sequence ATGGCATCACCCAGCAACAGCTCCACTGCCCCAGTCTCTGAATTCCTCCTCATCTGCTTCCCCAACTTCCAGAGTTGGCAGCACTGGCTCTCCCTGCCCCTcagccttctcttcctcctggccATGGGAGCTAACACCACCCTCCTGATCACCATCCAGCTGGAGGCTTCTCTGCACCAGCCCCTGTACTACCTGCTCAGACTCCTCTCCCTGCTGGACATCGTGCTCTGCCTCACTGTCATCCCCAAGGTCCTGGCCATCTTCTGGTTTGATCTTAGGTCGATCAGCTTCCCTGCCTGCTTCCTTCAGATGTTCATCATGAACAGTTTCCTCCCCATGGAGTCCTGCACGTTTATGGTCATGGCCTATGACCGTTATGTGGCCATCTGCCACCCACTGCGGTACCCGTCCATCATCACTAATCAATTTGTGGCCAAAGCTAGTGTCTTCATTGTGGTGCAGAATGCCCTTCTTACTGCACCCATTCCTATCCTCACTTCCCTGCTCCATTACTGTGGGAAAAATGTCATTGAGAACTGCATCTGTGCCAACTTGTCTGTGTCCAGGCTCTCCTGTGATAATTTCACCCTTAACAGAATCTACCAATTTGTGGCTGATTGGACCTTGCTGGGCTCGgatttcttcctcatcttcctctccTACACCTTCATTCTAAGAGCCGTGCTTAGATTCAAAGCAGAAGGGGCGGCAGCGAAGGCCCTGAGCACACGTGGCTCCCACTTCATCCTCATTCTTTTCTTCAGCACCATACTACTGGTTGTGGTGTTGACAAATGTGgccagaaagaaggtcctcatgGACATCCTGATCCTGCTCAATGTCCTTCATCACCTTATTCCTCCTGCATTGAACCCTATTGTGTATGGGGTTCAGACCAAAGAGATAAAACAGGGAATTCAGAAGTTACTGCAGAGAGGGAGGtga